The DNA window AGACTTGGAGTTAGAGAAAGTCAAACGTGAGGCtttctcatcaacatctttCTCCAATCTCGACGATCCCTTGAAGCCGGATATGGCAGAAAAGACGCTCGAGGAACTTGACAACCTGGTCAGGGAAAAGACTGGTACAACTATGGATATACTGTATCAGGAACAGGTCAAGGAGATGGTCCGGACCTTGGAGATTCCCAAAAGAATAGGCCATGCCATAGAGATGTTCTGGCTGGGTCATCCCGAGGGTCGGGATCCTGCGAAGAGAGCCGAGActagaaggaagagagatgAGAGACGGGCATCACAGCCTTTGAGTGATTCAAGCACGCCAGCTTCTGGTTGTCTTGACTCAGACTCTACTTCTGTAGCTCAAGAGGCTGACCCAAGGACCGCTGGAAGACTCTTGGCTTTGTTTGAGAAGCTTCAAGTACACATCTAGTTTTGATCAGCAGTTGCCAGCCATCTGGAGGTCGTCAACGTTTACCGTTATTTCTACCTCACTTTTCGGTTATCTTTATTTTCATGACGTAACTGTTagttttgttgttgatattATTCTTTCTAGTTACAAATTACATCAATTTTTGTTGATTTTGAGATGATCGTCTTTCCTCCTAACCGGAGACTGTCCCTTTATAGTTCGTGACTGTAGGTTGAATAGGACCTTTGTCAAAACTAGAACAATAAAACAATCCTAAACAATACTATCATTTcgtttataattaaatctatatcACATGTTCCCAACTAAAGCCATTGGCAATTGATATTTAGTTCAATACGCTAAAGATCCAACATCCCTGTTCGCATTATCTCGTCTATGCTCGCTTCGCCACGACACGAGCCAAAGTTAGTCAGCATGCAAACAAACAAGCGGTAAGGCCTCCAGCCTTTTATCTCTGCAAATTTCATCAGCCCCTTTTGTCTTTATCGTGTGAAATCGTTGTAACATTGAACCCTCGAAACCAAACCAGCATCATGACAGACACCTATGACGTACGTAATCTGTTCCAAACTCTATATATCATGCTAACACGCTTTGATTACAGCTTCGTTGGAAAGGTGAAACCACCCACATGTCTTGATTATCGTCAGCTCTTACTAAACGTCAATAGTTCTTCTCCTCGGCGACTCTGCAGTAGGCAAGACAAACATCGTCAACCAATTCACACAAGCCCAGTTCGATGCAGAGTCCAAGCCAACCCTAGGTATCAAGCCCACCAATAAAATCGTCAAAGTGGGCTCCAGCGCAGTCAAGGCTAGCATCTGGGATACTGCTGGTTTGGAACGATACCGTGCCACTGTGAACTACTACTATGATGCTGTCGCCGTGCTGCTTGTCTATGATATTACCAACCGCAAGAGCTTTGAAAATGCTTCCCGTTGGCTTCAAGAGATTCGTACACATGGAGAGCCAGGCATTGTCGTCATGCTTGTAGGCAACAAGAGTGATTTGGGAAATTTGAGAGTTGTAGAGACTCAGAGGGCTGTCAGGACAGAGGAAGCTGCTGTGTTTGCTCGTACGTTGCTTGATACAACTCTCATGTTGTGTGGTTGAAACTTATCTGTCGCAGGTGAAAACAAGATACCGTTTGCTGAGATATCCGCCCGGTACGTAAGCCAGGTTGAAACTACCTTTCAGACTCTTTTCAACAGTAAGTTTTCATTGATCTCAAAGTGGCGTTGGTGGTAGCTCATTCGGTTTGGTTTAGGTATCAACAAGAAGATTTCTGCCGGCTCGTCGTAGTGACGGGTGAATCTAGAGAATTCAGTCCCAGGACTCAGTTTTatgttgtgtttgtttgGGTTGTACTTTGTTTGGTAAGAGGTAACGGTGGACATTCTATTCCAAAGCCATCTATTGGCCGTTTTAATACATTAGACCTGTTTTCAGTCAACGATCATATTCCCTCACAGTCAGTCGATATTTAGACTAGCTCTTATTTATGCTGATTTGAATTACCCACCAAGGATTAGTGACTTTGCTGCAACACATCGGAAACTGCAGGGGTATGGAACTCAGTGAGTTAGTTGATGATCATCTGTCTGCCTAGGGCTGAATAGTTGCAATCTTTTCAAGTCACTAATTTCCAGCTCACCAAttaaaaagcaaaaaaatGGCTGGCAGTGCTTACTATGGGTCACAATTGGGGGCTGAAATCGAGACTAATCGCTGCGGCTCGTACCTAGAGCGAATCCCTTCTGATATAGGCTCCAGGGGTCTAAAGATGAAATGATTACAAAACCCGGTTGAACCCCCCTTCTTTATCTTGTCTTGTGTCTGTTTGGAGACGCTCCCAAAATGCCCGAACGAAAGTTTCAACTGATTAGCGACTACAATATATCGCGAAAGTATCACGGTATCAACATCCCAAAACAATGGCAGGCATGGGAAACAGCGCACTTGTTCCGCGTCAAATCTATCGCTGAACAGCCTGAAATACCCGCACGACTTATTTCTTACGGCTGTAACAATGGCGATCCGGATGCTTTGAACTGCACCACGACTTGTGCCAACGCGACGCTCATGTACAGTAAACCAGAGAACCTGTGGAATTGCATGACCCTTGCGACACTCGGTATGTTGGTTGGACCTGGAAACGATACGATTGATCGAGAGAGCGAGAAAAAGATGGATGAGATATTCCACTTTGGCACTGTGGAAAAGTTCAACACTCTGAATGTCTTCACAAAAGTGAGAAACTGTGCTTGGGCGTCGTGTTCTGATTCGACCTATGGACATTGCACAGGAAGTCTACACGATTTCAAGTGTTCCCCAATAAAGCCTAGCAATATTGAAAAGTTTGGAAGAGTCATGGCCAAGCCTTATTGTCAAGCCGCCAGTGCGGGTATTGATCTTGATATTGCAGGCCAAGGAGTGAGTAGTCTCTTCAATACTAGCAGAGACAAATTTCTGACAATTATTGATAGATTGTGACGGCGTATATCATCCAACTCGTACTCGTCTTATTTCTCTGTCTTTGCTTCAAACTCGCGACATCATGGATCCGGACGTTCGGTCGAGTAAGCACCTCATTGCAAAAGGCTTCTTCACTACGCGATACATGCCACCAGATACAAACAAGAATAACGAAAACTCGATTCGCCAACGCTGCATCTTCCGCTATGCGCGACTTTCAAGAGTCCCAAGCTCTTTTCGCTGCCACCGTTTCCATCACAGCCATCATCACCTTTGACGGCGGTAACAAAGCTGGTTTGGCAAACATGCTTACTCTCTTTTCCTGGATGTTCAACCATCGTATCCTTCAGGGACTCATCACAGCTGGTATGTATCCCGTGCTCATGGCGCAGTTGGTCATGCATCGAGCTGGAGAGCGCCGCTTCTATACCCTGTTTTTCGTTGTCCTATCGTGGATATTCATGACTGTTGTCACCGAGTTTCAGGATTTCAACGCCGACGCATTTGAGCAGCACCTTAAGCAAGTTTCTGCGGTGGAAGCATGTGGGAATATGCCTGGGCCGATGAGCTTCTGTCAGGGtatcaaggagaagaagagctaCGAGTTCTTTGCGACCACTTTGGCCTGTCGATATGTTGTTCATGTCATCATGTCTTGCCTCATCATCGACTACATCTTCTACTTTATCAAGACACGTTTGTCTAAAGACGAAGTCAAGTACACGCAACTTGGAGGAGCTGCACCGTCATTCCTTTCTTTCACAGAGACAAGAGGCGCCAGGCGTGGGTTGGGTGTTTTCTGGGCAATGATCGAAATCCTCACTGTAGTCATGATTTTCATCAGCCTACAAGAAATGGTGCAGCTACTTGATATGCACACAGCAGAGGGTGGCATTTCCACATGGGGCTTTGGTCAGCTTGTTGCTGTGGCTATTTGGTTTCCTGTCGTTATCAAGTTTCTCTGCTTGAATATTGGTAAGTCTGCAGTACCCATGCACTTTCTTGACATATCACTGACCTTCCTAGTTGGACCAAGAAAAGAAGTAAAACAGATTGATGACAAACAAAATGGGACACAAGTTTTGGAGCTGGTCAGTCATCCGTACGATAAGACAGACCACCCAGTCCCGGGACCTGCAGTGTAGATTTCTGTATAATAGAACTTGTTCACGTCTAAACTTTCTTCTTTGCCATCTAGTCATGATAATCCCATGAAAACCAGTCAAACATGACGTCGAACGGGCGCTTCGTGCCACGTGAACCATCCTCTTGCACGCCGGTTACAAAGTTGTTCAATGTCTCGCTGGCCATAACCCCAGCTGATACATCTCCAAGTGGCACAGATTCAACGGTAAATACATCTGCTGGAAGCCATTCCAAATACTGTCTCAAGTCAACCCCAGTCTCGTCGCCCAGCTCAACCTGAATGTCTTCGAAAGTCTTGACGGCATAGTTATCCAAGTTACTGACGTCTAATGCATTCCCATCGGAGGTAGACTGAGTCAAATCTTTGTCCTGCTCTGAAGTGCCATGGCCATCAACCAGAATGACAACTAAACGGTGAAACACATTTGCAACGTTCTTAAGACGTTCACAAAGAGGGGCCAGCAATTGGAACTGATTGCACATATTAGAGTAATACAAAACTGTCGTTGACAAAAGCTCGATGTCATGTCGTTTGGTAGTTGTAGAGGTAGAGGCATGGCCCTGCACTAGACTCTCAAAGATGACGAAGAATGGTATAAATGGGAAATAAAGTAGATGCCTGTGTTTTCGGGCATTAGATCCTTACTCCAGTGCACTGTATTATACGGACTCACCAGGTCATGGGATTATATATAGACGTCCAATTAGACACCAAcgatggaagaagagaaataG is part of the Fusarium poae strain DAOMC 252244 chromosome 4, whole genome shotgun sequence genome and encodes:
- a CDS encoding hypothetical protein (TransMembrane:7 (o194-214i266-283o303-322i329-347o400-418i452-471o491-514i)); protein product: MPERKFQLISDYNISRKYHGINIPKQWQAWETAHLFRVKSIAEQPEIPARLISYGCNNGDPDALNCTTTCANATLMYSKPENLWNCMTLATLGMLVGPGNDTIDRESEKKMDEIFHFGTVEKFNTLNVFTKVRNCAWASCSDSTYGHCTGSLHDFKCSPIKPSNIEKFGRVMAKPYCQAASAGIDLDIAGQGIVTAYIIQLVLVLFLCLCFKLATSWIRTFGRVSTSLQKASSLRDTCHQIQTRITKTRFANAASSAMRDFQESQALFAATVSITAIITFDGGNKAGLANMLTLFSWMFNHRILQGLITAGMYPVLMAQLVMHRAGERRFYTLFFVVLSWIFMTVVTEFQDFNADAFEQHLKQVSAVEACGNMPGPMSFCQGIKEKKSYEFFATTLACRYVVHVIMSCLIIDYIFYFIKTRLSKDEVKYTQLGGAAPSFLSFTETRGARRGLGVFWAMIEILTVVMIFISLQEMVQLLDMHTAEGGISTWGFGQLVAVAIWFPVVIKFLCLNIVGPRKEVKQIDDKQNGTQVLELVSHPYDKTDHPVPGPAV